One Nicotiana tomentosiformis chromosome 4, ASM39032v3, whole genome shotgun sequence genomic window carries:
- the LOC104115897 gene encoding nucleolin 1 isoform X1: MVKSAKKSATKVDAAVVAPTKPLKKGKREAGEEIEKIMSAKKQKKDMAVAQAVEKKKSDTKTQKKKKQESSSSDDSSESEDEKPTKAVAPPKKVAPAKYGKLASSSDDSDSSDEDDAPPPKKVVAASAKNGVAAMKKDESSDDSSSEDDSSSEEDVPAAKKPAANGSAAVSKKDESSDQSSSEDDSSSEDDAVAKKTAPKKGLAAAASKKEESSEDSSDDSSSDDDEPASKVAAAQPAKAAKKTGDGSEETDSDEDDSDSDVDKGKAAVVSKKKVESSSDSSDEESEESDEEGSQKKKIKPSSTPATVSKKESSSEESSEEDESEEEEDQKPSKTPKKQDADVEMVDADSSKAQKTPITPKAQTPGSKTLFVGNLSYSVEQADVENFFKDAGEVQEVRFSTHEDGSFKGYGHVEFVTAEAAHKALELNGQDLLGRAVRLDLARERGEYTPRTGREENSFQRQGRSEGTTIFVRGFDKNEAEDQIRSSLEEHFASCGKIFKTRIPTDPEGYIKGMAYIEFANGDSDALNKALELDGSEVGGYNLTVQEAKPRGDSSGGGRGFGGRSGGRGGGRDGGGRFGGRGGGGRFGGGGRGGGGRFGGGGRSGGGGGRGRGTPNRPSFTPSGKKTTFNDE, from the exons ATGGTTAAATCTGCTAAGAAGTCCGCCACCAAG GTTGATGCTGCCGTAGTTGCTCCCACCAAACCGTTGAAGAAAG GGAAGAGAGAAGCTGGGGAGGAAATTGAGAAGATAATGAGTGCAAAGAAGCAGAAGAAAGACATGGCTGTAGCACAAGCTGTTGAGAAAAAAAAGAGTGATACAAAGactcaaaagaaaaagaaacaagaaagCAGCTCCTCTGATGATAGTTCTGAGTCAGAAGACGAGAAg CCAACTAAAGCAGTGGCACCTCCTAAGAAAGTGGCTCCTGCCAAATATGGAAAATTAGCCAGCAGTTCAGATGATTCAGATTCTTCAGATGAGGATGAC GCTCCTCCTCCTAAGAAGGTTGTTGCAGCTTCAGCTAAGAATGGTGTAGCTGCTATGAAGAAAGATGAGTCAAGTGATGATTCTAGTTCAGAGGATGATAGCAGCTCTGAGGAAGATGTACCTGCAGCCAAGAAACCTGCTGCTAATGGCTCTGCTGCAGTTTCTAAGAAAGATGAGTCAAGTGATCAGTCTAGTTCTGAGGATGATAGCAGCTCTGAGGATGATGCTGTTGCTAAGAAAACTGCACCTAAAAAGGGTCTTGCTGCTGCTGCCTCCAAGAAGGAAGAATCCAGCGAGGATTCCAGTGATGACTCAAGTTCAGATGATGAT GAACCTGCCTCTAAGGTAGCTGCTGCTCAACCAGCAAAAGCTGCGAAGAAGACTGGTGACGGCTCCGAAGAAACCGACTCTGATGAAGATGATTCTGATTCTGATGTAGACAAG gGAAAGGCTGCTGTTGTATCTAAAAAGAAGGTTGAGTCTAGCAGCGACAGCTCTGATGAAGAATCTGAAGAAAGTGATGAAGAAGGGTCTCAAAAGAAAAAGATCAAG CCCTCTAGCACTCCAGCTACTGTCTCCAAGAAGGAGAGTAGTTCTGAGGAATCTTCTGAGGAAGATGAGTCTGAAGAAGAAGAGGATCAGAAGCCATCCAAAACTCCCAAGAAG CAGGATGCTGATGTAGAAATGGTTGATGCTGATTCCTCTAAAGCT CAAAAGACCCCTATTACCCCTAAAGCTCAGACTCCAGGGTCAAAAACATTGTTTGTTGGAAATTTATCCTATTCAGTCGAACAGGCGGATGT TGAGAATTTCTTCAAAGATGCTGGGGAAGTTCAGGAAGTACGCTTTTCTACACATGAAGATGGTTCTTTCAAGGGCTATGGTCATGTTGAATTTGTCACTGCTGAAGCTGCACACAAG GCACTTGAACTAAATGGCCAAGACCTCTTGGGCCGTGCTGTGAGATTAGACCTGGCTCGAGAGAGGGGAGAATATACACCACGAACTGG GAGAGAAGAAAATTCATTCCAGAGGCAAGGTAGAAGTGAAGGAACAACAATTTTTGTTAGGGGTTTTGACAAAAATGAGGCTGAAGACCAG ATTAGGAGTTCACTTGAGGAGCATTTTGCATCTTGTGGTAAGATCTTTAAAACAAGAATTCCTACAGACCCAGAAGGCTATATTAAAGG GATGGCTTATATTGAGTTTGCAAATGGTGATAGTGATGCTTTGAACAAAGCTCTGGAACTAGATGGATCAGAAGTCGGAGGTTATAACTTGACAGTGCAAGAGGCAAAACCAAGGGGTGACAGTTCTGGTGGAGGCAGAGGTTTTGGTGGTAGAAGTGGTGGTAGGGGAGGTGGTAGAGATGGTGGTGGCCGCTTTGGTGGCCGTGGTGGTGGTGGCCGCTTTGGTGGTGGAGGCCGTGGTGGTGGTGGCCGTTTTGGTGGTGGTGGCCGTAGTGGTGGTGGTGGAGGCAGAGGACGAGGAACTCCCAACAGGCCAAGCTTCACTCCATCTG GTAAGAAGACAACCTTTAATGATGAGTAA
- the LOC104115897 gene encoding nucleolin 1 isoform X3 codes for MVKSAKKSATKVDAAVVAPTKPLKKGKREAGEEIEKIMSAKKQKKDMAVAQAVEKKKSDTKTQKKKKQESSSSDDSSESEDEKPTKAVAPPKKVAPAKYGKLASSSDDSDSSDEDDAPPPKKVVAASAKNGVAAMKKDESSDDSSSEDDSSSEEDVPAAKKPAANGSAAVSKKDESSDQSSSEDDSSSEDDAVAKKTAPKKGLAAAASKKEESSEDSSDDSSSDDDEPASKVAAAQPAKAAKKTGDGSEETDSDEDDSDSDVDKGKAAVVSKKKVESSSDSSDEESEESDEEGSQKKKIKPSSTPATVSKKESSSEESSEEDESEEEEDQKPSKTPKKQDADVEMVDADSSKAQKTPITPKAQTPGSKTLFVGNLSYSVEQADVENFFKDAGEVQEVRFSTHEDGSFKGYGHVEFVTAEAAHKALELNGQDLLGRAVRLDLARERGEYTPRTGREENSFQRQGRSEGTTIFVRGFDKNEAEDQIRSSLEEHFASCGKIFKTRIPTDPEGYIKGMAYIEFANGDSDALNKALELDGSEVGGYNLTVQEAKPRGDSSGGGRGFGGRSGGRGGGRDGGGRFGGRGGGGRFGGGGRGRGTPNRPSFTPSGKKTTFNDE; via the exons ATGGTTAAATCTGCTAAGAAGTCCGCCACCAAG GTTGATGCTGCCGTAGTTGCTCCCACCAAACCGTTGAAGAAAG GGAAGAGAGAAGCTGGGGAGGAAATTGAGAAGATAATGAGTGCAAAGAAGCAGAAGAAAGACATGGCTGTAGCACAAGCTGTTGAGAAAAAAAAGAGTGATACAAAGactcaaaagaaaaagaaacaagaaagCAGCTCCTCTGATGATAGTTCTGAGTCAGAAGACGAGAAg CCAACTAAAGCAGTGGCACCTCCTAAGAAAGTGGCTCCTGCCAAATATGGAAAATTAGCCAGCAGTTCAGATGATTCAGATTCTTCAGATGAGGATGAC GCTCCTCCTCCTAAGAAGGTTGTTGCAGCTTCAGCTAAGAATGGTGTAGCTGCTATGAAGAAAGATGAGTCAAGTGATGATTCTAGTTCAGAGGATGATAGCAGCTCTGAGGAAGATGTACCTGCAGCCAAGAAACCTGCTGCTAATGGCTCTGCTGCAGTTTCTAAGAAAGATGAGTCAAGTGATCAGTCTAGTTCTGAGGATGATAGCAGCTCTGAGGATGATGCTGTTGCTAAGAAAACTGCACCTAAAAAGGGTCTTGCTGCTGCTGCCTCCAAGAAGGAAGAATCCAGCGAGGATTCCAGTGATGACTCAAGTTCAGATGATGAT GAACCTGCCTCTAAGGTAGCTGCTGCTCAACCAGCAAAAGCTGCGAAGAAGACTGGTGACGGCTCCGAAGAAACCGACTCTGATGAAGATGATTCTGATTCTGATGTAGACAAG gGAAAGGCTGCTGTTGTATCTAAAAAGAAGGTTGAGTCTAGCAGCGACAGCTCTGATGAAGAATCTGAAGAAAGTGATGAAGAAGGGTCTCAAAAGAAAAAGATCAAG CCCTCTAGCACTCCAGCTACTGTCTCCAAGAAGGAGAGTAGTTCTGAGGAATCTTCTGAGGAAGATGAGTCTGAAGAAGAAGAGGATCAGAAGCCATCCAAAACTCCCAAGAAG CAGGATGCTGATGTAGAAATGGTTGATGCTGATTCCTCTAAAGCT CAAAAGACCCCTATTACCCCTAAAGCTCAGACTCCAGGGTCAAAAACATTGTTTGTTGGAAATTTATCCTATTCAGTCGAACAGGCGGATGT TGAGAATTTCTTCAAAGATGCTGGGGAAGTTCAGGAAGTACGCTTTTCTACACATGAAGATGGTTCTTTCAAGGGCTATGGTCATGTTGAATTTGTCACTGCTGAAGCTGCACACAAG GCACTTGAACTAAATGGCCAAGACCTCTTGGGCCGTGCTGTGAGATTAGACCTGGCTCGAGAGAGGGGAGAATATACACCACGAACTGG GAGAGAAGAAAATTCATTCCAGAGGCAAGGTAGAAGTGAAGGAACAACAATTTTTGTTAGGGGTTTTGACAAAAATGAGGCTGAAGACCAG ATTAGGAGTTCACTTGAGGAGCATTTTGCATCTTGTGGTAAGATCTTTAAAACAAGAATTCCTACAGACCCAGAAGGCTATATTAAAGG GATGGCTTATATTGAGTTTGCAAATGGTGATAGTGATGCTTTGAACAAAGCTCTGGAACTAGATGGATCAGAAGTCGGAGGTTATAACTTGACAGTGCAAGAGGCAAAACCAAGGGGTGACAGTTCTGGTGGAGGCAGAGGTTTTGGTGGTAGAAGTGGTGGTAGGGGAGGTGGTAGAGATGGTGGTGGCCGCTTTGGTGGCCGTGGTGGTGGTGGCCGCTTTGGTGGTGGAGGCCGTG GACGAGGAACTCCCAACAGGCCAAGCTTCACTCCATCTG GTAAGAAGACAACCTTTAATGATGAGTAA
- the LOC104115897 gene encoding nucleolin 1 isoform X2 has protein sequence MVKSAKKSATKVDAAVVAPTKPLKKGKREAGEEIEKIMSAKKQKKDMAVAQAVEKKKSDTKTQKKKKQESSSSDDSSESEDEKPTKAVAPPKKVAPAKYGKLASSSDDSDSSDEDDAPPPKKVVAASAKNGVAAMKKDESSDDSSSEDDSSSEEDVPAAKKPAANGSAAVSKKDESSDQSSSEDDSSSEDDAVAKKTAPKKGLAAAASKKEESSEDSSDDSSSDDDEPASKVAAAQPAKAAKKTGDGSEETDSDEDDSDSDVDKGKAAVVSKKKVESSSDSSDEESEESDEEGSQKKKIKPSSTPATVSKKESSSEESSEEDESEEEEDQKPSKTPKKDADVEMVDADSSKAQKTPITPKAQTPGSKTLFVGNLSYSVEQADVENFFKDAGEVQEVRFSTHEDGSFKGYGHVEFVTAEAAHKALELNGQDLLGRAVRLDLARERGEYTPRTGREENSFQRQGRSEGTTIFVRGFDKNEAEDQIRSSLEEHFASCGKIFKTRIPTDPEGYIKGMAYIEFANGDSDALNKALELDGSEVGGYNLTVQEAKPRGDSSGGGRGFGGRSGGRGGGRDGGGRFGGRGGGGRFGGGGRGGGGRFGGGGRSGGGGGRGRGTPNRPSFTPSGKKTTFNDE, from the exons ATGGTTAAATCTGCTAAGAAGTCCGCCACCAAG GTTGATGCTGCCGTAGTTGCTCCCACCAAACCGTTGAAGAAAG GGAAGAGAGAAGCTGGGGAGGAAATTGAGAAGATAATGAGTGCAAAGAAGCAGAAGAAAGACATGGCTGTAGCACAAGCTGTTGAGAAAAAAAAGAGTGATACAAAGactcaaaagaaaaagaaacaagaaagCAGCTCCTCTGATGATAGTTCTGAGTCAGAAGACGAGAAg CCAACTAAAGCAGTGGCACCTCCTAAGAAAGTGGCTCCTGCCAAATATGGAAAATTAGCCAGCAGTTCAGATGATTCAGATTCTTCAGATGAGGATGAC GCTCCTCCTCCTAAGAAGGTTGTTGCAGCTTCAGCTAAGAATGGTGTAGCTGCTATGAAGAAAGATGAGTCAAGTGATGATTCTAGTTCAGAGGATGATAGCAGCTCTGAGGAAGATGTACCTGCAGCCAAGAAACCTGCTGCTAATGGCTCTGCTGCAGTTTCTAAGAAAGATGAGTCAAGTGATCAGTCTAGTTCTGAGGATGATAGCAGCTCTGAGGATGATGCTGTTGCTAAGAAAACTGCACCTAAAAAGGGTCTTGCTGCTGCTGCCTCCAAGAAGGAAGAATCCAGCGAGGATTCCAGTGATGACTCAAGTTCAGATGATGAT GAACCTGCCTCTAAGGTAGCTGCTGCTCAACCAGCAAAAGCTGCGAAGAAGACTGGTGACGGCTCCGAAGAAACCGACTCTGATGAAGATGATTCTGATTCTGATGTAGACAAG gGAAAGGCTGCTGTTGTATCTAAAAAGAAGGTTGAGTCTAGCAGCGACAGCTCTGATGAAGAATCTGAAGAAAGTGATGAAGAAGGGTCTCAAAAGAAAAAGATCAAG CCCTCTAGCACTCCAGCTACTGTCTCCAAGAAGGAGAGTAGTTCTGAGGAATCTTCTGAGGAAGATGAGTCTGAAGAAGAAGAGGATCAGAAGCCATCCAAAACTCCCAAGAAG GATGCTGATGTAGAAATGGTTGATGCTGATTCCTCTAAAGCT CAAAAGACCCCTATTACCCCTAAAGCTCAGACTCCAGGGTCAAAAACATTGTTTGTTGGAAATTTATCCTATTCAGTCGAACAGGCGGATGT TGAGAATTTCTTCAAAGATGCTGGGGAAGTTCAGGAAGTACGCTTTTCTACACATGAAGATGGTTCTTTCAAGGGCTATGGTCATGTTGAATTTGTCACTGCTGAAGCTGCACACAAG GCACTTGAACTAAATGGCCAAGACCTCTTGGGCCGTGCTGTGAGATTAGACCTGGCTCGAGAGAGGGGAGAATATACACCACGAACTGG GAGAGAAGAAAATTCATTCCAGAGGCAAGGTAGAAGTGAAGGAACAACAATTTTTGTTAGGGGTTTTGACAAAAATGAGGCTGAAGACCAG ATTAGGAGTTCACTTGAGGAGCATTTTGCATCTTGTGGTAAGATCTTTAAAACAAGAATTCCTACAGACCCAGAAGGCTATATTAAAGG GATGGCTTATATTGAGTTTGCAAATGGTGATAGTGATGCTTTGAACAAAGCTCTGGAACTAGATGGATCAGAAGTCGGAGGTTATAACTTGACAGTGCAAGAGGCAAAACCAAGGGGTGACAGTTCTGGTGGAGGCAGAGGTTTTGGTGGTAGAAGTGGTGGTAGGGGAGGTGGTAGAGATGGTGGTGGCCGCTTTGGTGGCCGTGGTGGTGGTGGCCGCTTTGGTGGTGGAGGCCGTGGTGGTGGTGGCCGTTTTGGTGGTGGTGGCCGTAGTGGTGGTGGTGGAGGCAGAGGACGAGGAACTCCCAACAGGCCAAGCTTCACTCCATCTG GTAAGAAGACAACCTTTAATGATGAGTAA